A stretch of Pygocentrus nattereri isolate fPygNat1 chromosome 8, fPygNat1.pri, whole genome shotgun sequence DNA encodes these proteins:
- the LOC108439064 gene encoding ras-related protein Rab-21-like, which yields MASAGHRAFSFKVVVLGEGCVGKTSVILRYCENKFYSKHITTLQASFFTKKLNISGNRVTLSIWDTAGQERFHALGPIYYRESNGAILLYDITDEDSFQKVKLWVKELRRILGNDVCLCIVGNKTDLDKDRNVSAEEAERYAEAVGAQHHQTSAKLNTGINELFLSLCKRMMDAALVEERSRIDSSPVSGHAHRSLQIVDAEPEETTTTAAHCCSSG from the exons ATGGCGTCTGCGGGACACAGAGCCTTCAGCTTTAAAGTGGTCGTGCTGGGCGAAGGCTGTGTGGGCAAAACATCGGTCATCCTGAGGTACTGCGAGAACAAGTTCTACAGTAAACACATCACAACCCTGCAG GCTTCATTCTTCACCAAGAAGTTGAACATCTCTGGAAACCGAGTCACTCTGTCCATTTGG GACACGGCTGGACAGGAGAGGTTCCATGCTCTCGGCCCCATTTACTACAGAGAGTCCAACGGAGCCATTCTCTTATACGACATCACAGACGAAGATTCATTTCAAAAG gtaAAACTGTGGGTGAAGGAGCTGAGGAGAATTCTGGGTAATGACGTATGTTTATGCATAGTGG gAAACAAAACTGACCTggacaaagacagaaatgttTCAGCTGAAGAAGCCGAGag GTATGCGGAGGCAGTCGGGGCTCAGCACCACCAAACTTCTGCTAAACTGAACACAGGAATTAACGAGCTCTTCCTCAGCCTCTGTAAAC GTATGATGGACGCAGCGCTGGTGGAGGAACGTTCCCGAATCGACTCCTCTCCGGTCTCGGGCCACGCCCACCGCAGCCTGCAGATAGTGGACGCTGAACCAGAGGAAACCACTACAACCGCAGCGCACTGCTGCTCCTCTGGATGA